From the Selenihalanaerobacter shriftii genome, one window contains:
- a CDS encoding ArsR/SmtB family transcription factor — MKDTDILVCQEYCPNLKNIKELKNKKLSEDIIQQLAATFKVLGDPTRIKIINILANKELCVCDISELLGMTQSAISHQLRKLRDSNLVKYRKEGRVVYYSLDDHHILQLFNQGLEHVMEDDQI; from the coding sequence ATGAAAGATACAGATATATTAGTCTGCCAAGAATATTGTCCGAATTTGAAAAATATTAAAGAGTTGAAGAATAAGAAATTATCTGAAGATATAATACAACAATTAGCGGCTACTTTTAAAGTCTTAGGTGACCCGACCCGAATTAAAATTATTAATATTTTAGCTAATAAAGAATTATGTGTATGTGATATTTCTGAATTACTAGGGATGACACAGTCGGCTATTTCGCATCAGTTAAGGAAATTACGTGATTCTAATTTAGTTAAATATCGGAAAGAGGGGAGAGTAGTCTATTATTCTTTAGATGATCATCATATTTTACAATTATTTAATCAAGGTTTAGAGCATGTAATGGAAGATGATCAAATTTAA
- a CDS encoding zinc ribbon domain-containing protein: MVNTEVDFCSNCGNELTSERKQTCYNCDSVIEEYARFCPECGVELVMSCPECETELDPKTKFCSNCGFNFESDNNDDRGSEEETGP, translated from the coding sequence ATGGTAAATACTGAGGTTGATTTTTGTTCAAATTGTGGTAATGAATTAACTAGTGAAAGAAAACAAACATGTTATAATTGTGACTCAGTAATTGAGGAATATGCTAGATTCTGTCCTGAATGTGGAGTTGAGCTTGTAATGTCTTGTCCAGAATGTGAAACAGAATTAGATCCTAAAACTAAGTTTTGTTCTAATTGTGGTTTTAATTTTGAGTCTGATAATAATGATGATAGGGGTAGTGAAGAAGAGACAGGACCCTAA
- a CDS encoding plasmid pRiA4b ORF-3 family protein — protein MLTINCTGKLRKEIDYEIKETSQENRDDFYNWHAHLVTIQRRKAVILMNVATRYSIILYGLKKADFKNLSELITNAIKDNLKAEGIKKFYIDEYMKRIEDINYSKTYSRSILSSINYLKKFIDHGNYELASKSNQDMIELNKENNRIPILQLETAYPIEELRAVFKARMGKSYDKVYRFKISLKGIKPTIWRKIEVPEDYTFWDLHVAIQDAMGWFDYHLHEFKAKVPEGKLQIGIPDQEFGDDVATSWQVKIADYFTEENKTVNYIYDFGDYWQHIIELEEIKPAKKEVDYPICVEGERACPPEDCGGIPGYQRILEILNNPEDEEYERIIEWLEEGYDPDYFDPSAVKFDNPQKRLQKLS, from the coding sequence ATGCTAACAATTAATTGTACTGGTAAATTACGTAAAGAGATTGACTATGAAATTAAAGAGACTTCCCAAGAAAATAGGGATGATTTTTATAACTGGCATGCTCACTTAGTTACTATCCAGAGAAGAAAAGCTGTCATTTTAATGAATGTTGCAACTCGCTATTCCATTATTTTATATGGATTAAAGAAAGCAGACTTTAAAAATCTAAGTGAATTGATAACTAATGCTATTAAAGATAATTTGAAAGCTGAAGGAATAAAGAAATTTTACATAGATGAGTACATGAAAAGAATAGAAGATATAAACTACTCTAAAACTTATAGTCGCAGTATCTTAAGTTCAATAAATTATCTTAAAAAATTTATAGACCATGGGAATTATGAGCTTGCATCTAAATCTAATCAAGACATGATTGAATTAAATAAAGAAAACAATAGAATACCTATTTTACAATTAGAAACAGCTTATCCAATCGAAGAACTAAGGGCTGTTTTTAAAGCAAGGATGGGTAAATCATATGATAAGGTTTATCGTTTTAAGATAAGTCTTAAAGGGATAAAACCAACAATTTGGCGAAAAATAGAAGTTCCTGAAGATTATACTTTTTGGGATTTACACGTAGCAATTCAAGATGCTATGGGTTGGTTCGATTATCATTTGCATGAATTTAAAGCAAAAGTCCCCGAAGGTAAACTTCAAATAGGTATTCCTGACCAAGAGTTTGGTGATGATGTTGCTACTAGTTGGCAAGTAAAAATAGCTGATTATTTCACAGAGGAGAACAAGACTGTAAATTATATCTATGATTTCGGTGATTATTGGCAGCACATAATAGAACTTGAAGAGATTAAACCTGCAAAAAAAGAAGTGGATTATCCGATATGTGTAGAAGGTGAGAGAGCTTGCCCACCTGAGGATTGTGGCGGTATTCCTGGTTATCAAAGAATACTGGAAATACTTAATAATCCTGAAGATGAAGAGTATGAACGAATTATAGAGTGGTTAGAGGAAGGTTATGATCCTGATTATTTTGACCCTTCCGCTGTAAAGTTTGATAACCCTCAAAAAAGGTTACAAAAGTTATCATAA